ACTGAGGAGATTTATCCATTTATTGATTTATCCATTTATTCATTGACAAACCCGGATGCAGCATCCTTCGAAATCAATAAATGAATAAGTCAATAAATGAACAATGTATTCCGAGCTTCATGCCCGCTCCGCTTTCAGCTTCCTGCAGGGCGCTTCCCTGCCGGAGGAACTGGCGGAAGAGTGCGCCCGTCTGGGACTGCCCGCCCTGGCGCTGCTCGACGCCGACGGCGTCTACGGCGCCCCGCGCTTTCACCTGGCGGCCAAGCGGCTGGGCGTGCGCGCGCACATCGGAAGCGAGATCACGGTTTCAGGCTTCACGTTTCAAGTTTCACGCGATCCCGGCCAGCTTGAAACCCGAAACATGAAACATGAAACGTTCCGTCTTCCCCTGCTGGTGGAGAGCCGCACCGGCTACCAGAACCTCTGCCGCCTGATCACGCGGATGAAACTGCGTGCGCCCAAGCACGCGCAGCCGGAAGAGACTGCCGCCACTGCGGACGATCTTGCTGCGCACGCTGCCGGGCTCATCTGCCTGACCGGCGGCGACGACGGTCCGCTGGCTGCGGCCCTGGCCCAGGGCGGCATGGAAGCCGGGCGCCGCTGCCTGGAGCGATGGATCGCGCTCTTCGGCCGTGACCGCGTGTACGTCGAATTGCAGCGCCACTTCGAGCGCGGCGAAGAGGCCCGCAACCAGGCCGCGGTCATGCTGGCGCACGCGCTCGGCCTGCCGCTGGTGGCCACCAACAGCGTGGCTTACGCTGCGGCCGAGCGCCGCGAGGTACTCGACGTCTTCACCTGCCTCCACCATCACCGCACGTTGGCCACCGCCGGGCGCTTGCTGGCCCGCAACTCCGAGCGTCACCTGAAGTCCGCCGCCGCGATGACGGAGCTTTTCGCCGATCTGCCCGAAGCCATCGCCAACACGGAAGCGCTCTCCGCGCGCCTGGAGTTCACGCTCGCCGACCTGGGCTACCAGTTCCCGCGCTATCCCGTGCCTGCGGGTGAGACCATGAACTCGTCCCTGCGCGCGCGCACCCAGGAAGGCGCGCAGGCGCGCTACGGCCGCGCTACCGCCGAATTGCGCACCCGCGCCCGCCGCCAGATCGAGCGCGAATTGGCGCTCATCGAAAAGCTCGACTTGGCCGGCTACTTCCTCATCGTCTGGGACCTGGTGCGCTTCTGCCGCGAGCAGGGCATCCTCGCTCAGGGACGCGGCTCCGCCGCCAACTCCGCCGTCTGCTACTCCCTGGGCATCACCGCGGTGGACCCCGTGGGCATGGAGCTGCTCTTCGAGCGCTTCCTCTCGGAGGAGCGCGGCGAGTGGCCCGACATCGATCTCGACCTGCCCTCGGGCGAGCAGCGCGAGCGCGTCATCCAGTACCTCTACCAGCGCTACGGCGAGCGCGGCGCCGCCATGACCGCCAACGTCATCACCTACCGCGGACGCTCGGCGGCGCGCGAGGTAGGCAAAGTGCTGGGCTTCGATTCCGAGACCCTGGGGCGGCTCTCCGCCACCGTCGGCCACTGGGAATACCAGGATCCGAAGGACACTCGCGAGCGCCAGTTCGCCGACGCCGGCTTCGACCTCCGCCATCCCCGCATTCGCAAGTTCTTCGAACTCTGCCAGGCGGTGCAGGACCTGCCTCGCCATCTCGGCCAGCACTCCGGCGGGATGGTGATCTGCCAGGGCACGCTCGATTCCGTGGTGCCACTCGAGCCCGCCGCCATGCCCGGGCGCGTGGTGGTGCAGTGGGACAAGGAAGACTGCGCCGACCTGGGCATCATCAAGGTGGACCTGCTGGGTCTGGGCATGATGGCGGCGCTCGAGGACGCGCTCACCTTCATCCATCGCGACTACGGCGAGCCGGTGGAGCTCGCCCACCTGCCGCCCGACGACCCCGCCGTCTACGCCGCACTCGAGCAGGCCGACACCGTGGGTATGTTCCAGGTGGAGAGCCGGGCGCAGATGTCCTGCCTGCCGCGCCTGCGCCCCAAGCGCTTTTACGACCTGGTGGTGGAGGTGGCCATCATCCGCCCCGGGCCCATCGTGGGACAGATGGTGAACCCGTATCTGAAGCGCCGGCAGGGGCGCGAGCCGGTCAGCTACCCGCATGCCTCGCTGGAGCCGGTGCTGGCACGCACCCTGGGGGTGCCGCTCTTCCAGGAACAACTGCTGCGCATGGCCATGATCGCTGCCGGCTTCAGCGGAGGCGAGGCCGAGGAACTGCGCCGCGCCATGGGCTTCAAGCGCTCGCAGGCGCGCATGCGCGAGATCGAAGAGCGGCTGCGCGCCGGCATGATGCGCAACGGCATCGCCCCCGAAGCCCAGGAGCAGATCGTGCAGTCCATCACCTCCTTCGCGCTCTACGGCTTCCCCGAATCCCACGCTGCCAGCTTCGCCCTGCTGGCCTATGCCAGCGCCTATTTGAAATGTCATTACCTGGCCGCCTTCACCGCCGCCCTGCTCAACAACCAGCCCATGGGCTTCTACAGTCCCGCCACCCTGGTGAAGGACGCGCAGCGCCACGGCCTGCGCCTCCTGCCCATCGACGTGATGCGCTCGGAGTGGCGGTGTACGCTCGAGACTGAAAACCCACCACGGAGACACGGAGGCACGGAGGAGGACAATATTCAAAAAACCTCCGTGTCTCCGTGCCTCCGTGGTGGAAGTGGATTTGCCGTAAGACTCGGCTTGCGCTACGCCCGCGGACTGCGCGAGGAGGCGGCGCGCGCGCTGCTGGCAGAACGCGCACGCGCGCCCTTCCATTCCATCGACGACCTGGCCCGCCGCGTCCCGGAGCTGCGCAAGAACGAACTGGTGCTGCTGGCGGAGATCGGGGCGCTGAATCGAGTGGCCAGTGATCAGTGGTCAGTGGCCAGTGAGTTCCCAGTTCCCAGTTCCCAGTTCCCAGAAAACGAACGCCGCGTAGCCGGAAAGAACCAACTGGGAACTGGGAACCGGGAACCGAGAACTCGGTTCCATCGCAGAGACGCTCTCTGGCAGGTGGAGCGCGCGGTGCGCCGGCCCGGCCCGTTGCTGTGCAGCGTCCCCGAGGACGGAACCGCCTCGCCACTCGCACCCATGCGCGACGAAGAGCGCCTGGTCGCCGACTTCCGCGGTACCGGCCTGACCACAGGTCCTCATCCCATGGCCTACCAGCGCGCCCGCCTCGACGCCCTGGGCGTGCGCCGCGCTTGCGACCTCGGACGCCTGCCCCAGGGCCGGCGCGTGCGCGTGGCCGGCTGCGTCATCGCGCGCCAGCGCCCCGGCTGCGCCCGCGGCTTCGTCTTCCTCAGCCTGGAGGACGAGACCGGCATCGCCAACGCCATCCTCACTCCCGACGTCTTCACCCAGAACCGCTTCACGGTGGTCAGCGAGAGTTTCCTGCTCATCGAAGGCGCGCTGCAGAACCAGGACGGCGTGATCTCGGTGAAGGCGGCGTGCGTGCTGCCCCTGGCGGTCACGCGCGCACCCACCCGCTCCCACGATTTCCATTGAAGTCGCACTGGCTCCCCTCGTGCTTTCGTTTCTGCGCCGCAGTATAGTAGGGGGCAGCCGTGGGCCCCGGGAGACGCGCTCTCCTGCTTCGGCCTCCCCTTGCAACCCCGAACCGACCCTCAGGAGTGAATCCCATGGCAAAGCCAAGCGACAGCAAGCCCGCACCCAGTCTCAACCCTCCCGCCAAGCGCCCGGTCGCAGTCCTCAAGCCCAAGAGTTCCCCCGAGGAGCTGACTCGCATGGAAGAGGAGATCCGCCGCCGCGCTTACCAGCTTTATGAGGAGCGCGGAGGCCAGCACGGCTTCGACCAGGACGATTGGCTGCGCGCGGAGGCCGAAGTGCGCGCCCGCTACGGCGTCCGCTCCGCCTCCTGAGCTTCCGCGCCGGGAGGATCAGGCCGCTTCGCGGACTTCTTCCGCCAGCGGCAGGGTGAAGTAGAAGGTGCTGCCCTTGCCGGGTGTGCTCTCCGCCCACACCCGCCCGAGGTGGTTCTCCACGATCTGCCGCACCAGGGCCAGGCCCAGGCCGGTGCCGGCGATGCCGCGGTTCACGGCGTTGTCCGCGCGGTAGAACTTGGTGAAGAGGCGAGGCAGGATCTCGGCAGGAATGCCGATGCCCTGGTCGGAGACCCAGATCCTGAGTTCGCCGCCCTCCTGCCCGGCGCCCAGCCCCACCTCTCCGCCCTCGGGCGAGTACTTGATGGCGTTGGCCACCAGGTTGGCCAGCACCTGGCGAACGCGGTCGCGGTCGCCCCGGGCCGCGGGCAGGGGCGCTGCCAGCGCCAACTCCAGGCGGTGCTGCGGACTCGCCGGCTGGAACAGGCTGGCCGCCTCCCGCAGCAGCGCCTCCAGGTCCAGCGCCTCGAAGTTGTAGACCTGCTTGCCCGACTGGATGCGCTGCAGGTCGAGGAAGTTGTTGATCAGGTCGGCCAGCCGCTTGCTCTCCTTGTGGATGATGCTGAGGAACTCGCGGCGCTTGCCCTCGTCGTAGTCGCGGGTGAGCATGAGCTCGGCAAAGCCGCGCAACGAAGACAGAGGCGTACGCAATTCGTGGCTGACCATGCTCACTAGCTCGTCCTTCACGTTCTCCAGCTGCTTGCGCTGGGTGATGTCGTGAGCCACCACCGACAGGAACTGCGGCCCGGCGCAGGGCCGCTGGTGCACGCTGGCCGCCATCAGCACCGGGATCTCCTGCCCGGCGGGGCCGAGCAGCGCCCCTTCTCCCGTCCAGGCGCCGCCCAGCATGACCTCGCGCTCCAGGATGGCCCGCGTTCCCTGGGACAGCAGCTCGCCCAGGCTGTGCTGGGCCAGGTCCTCATTTTCCCCGAAGCCGACCATCCTTCGGCCTGCCGCATTCATGTAGAGCAGCGTGCCGGTGAGCTCGGCCGTGGCCACGAAGTCGGAGGTGGCCCGCAGCACCGCCGCCAGCTGCTCCTGGGCCTCCTGGGCCCG
This portion of the Terriglobales bacterium genome encodes:
- a CDS encoding error-prone DNA polymerase is translated as MYSELHARSAFSFLQGASLPEELAEECARLGLPALALLDADGVYGAPRFHLAAKRLGVRAHIGSEITVSGFTFQVSRDPGQLETRNMKHETFRLPLLVESRTGYQNLCRLITRMKLRAPKHAQPEETAATADDLAAHAAGLICLTGGDDGPLAAALAQGGMEAGRRCLERWIALFGRDRVYVELQRHFERGEEARNQAAVMLAHALGLPLVATNSVAYAAAERREVLDVFTCLHHHRTLATAGRLLARNSERHLKSAAAMTELFADLPEAIANTEALSARLEFTLADLGYQFPRYPVPAGETMNSSLRARTQEGAQARYGRATAELRTRARRQIERELALIEKLDLAGYFLIVWDLVRFCREQGILAQGRGSAANSAVCYSLGITAVDPVGMELLFERFLSEERGEWPDIDLDLPSGEQRERVIQYLYQRYGERGAAMTANVITYRGRSAAREVGKVLGFDSETLGRLSATVGHWEYQDPKDTRERQFADAGFDLRHPRIRKFFELCQAVQDLPRHLGQHSGGMVICQGTLDSVVPLEPAAMPGRVVVQWDKEDCADLGIIKVDLLGLGMMAALEDALTFIHRDYGEPVELAHLPPDDPAVYAALEQADTVGMFQVESRAQMSCLPRLRPKRFYDLVVEVAIIRPGPIVGQMVNPYLKRRQGREPVSYPHASLEPVLARTLGVPLFQEQLLRMAMIAAGFSGGEAEELRRAMGFKRSQARMREIEERLRAGMMRNGIAPEAQEQIVQSITSFALYGFPESHAASFALLAYASAYLKCHYLAAFTAALLNNQPMGFYSPATLVKDAQRHGLRLLPIDVMRSEWRCTLETENPPRRHGGTEEDNIQKTSVSPCLRGGSGFAVRLGLRYARGLREEAARALLAERARAPFHSIDDLARRVPELRKNELVLLAEIGALNRVASDQWSVASEFPVPSSQFPENERRVAGKNQLGTGNREPRTRFHRRDALWQVERAVRRPGPLLCSVPEDGTASPLAPMRDEERLVADFRGTGLTTGPHPMAYQRARLDALGVRRACDLGRLPQGRRVRVAGCVIARQRPGCARGFVFLSLEDETGIANAILTPDVFTQNRFTVVSESFLLIEGALQNQDGVISVKAACVLPLAVTRAPTRSHDFH
- a CDS encoding DUF2934 domain-containing protein, which encodes MAKPSDSKPAPSLNPPAKRPVAVLKPKSSPEELTRMEEEIRRRAYQLYEERGGQHGFDQDDWLRAEAEVRARYGVRSAS